In Pseudomonas alcaliphila JAB1, a single window of DNA contains:
- a CDS encoding alginate export family protein, with amino-acid sequence MQLNRIVSQLGLSASLLAASAAWAADAPKNFGLDVKITAQSEDDRDLGTREGGEVSGIGLDLRPWAYGERGNWSAFAMGQAVTATDTIETDPLQDDGEDSTQRSDARQPDKSYLAMREFWVDYAGLTAYPGEHLRVGRQRLRSDEGTWWDTNIEAVNWRFDTTLLQANVGIAERFSDYRTDLDDLAPEDEDRQHFFAGLDYQWTPGHRIGTKLHHSRDDGRLANPGERVDELSKRYTGDLTWFGLHADGGFFERNSRNRLNYWAQLTWLQGDTDQLQQQVVGSERIATGSRSQDVDAWAMDLGLRYSLNENWKIGAAYARGSGGGDEGKSRQFMQTGLHSNRANFTGVESRLHRYGEAFRGELSNLQVASAFSSWQLGEDYDASVVYHRFWRVDGDQDVGDSGITAPLVAGEKDIGQEVDLVLTRYFKQGLLPATVAEQLEDRSALVRLRAGVFLPGDAYGSGTDSVMHRAFVDFIWRF; translated from the coding sequence ATGCAGCTAAACCGTATCGTCAGCCAACTGGGCCTGAGCGCCAGCCTGCTGGCAGCCAGTGCTGCCTGGGCGGCGGATGCGCCGAAGAATTTCGGCCTGGATGTGAAGATCACCGCGCAATCGGAAGACGACCGCGACCTCGGCACCCGCGAAGGTGGCGAGGTCAGCGGTATCGGTCTCGACCTGCGCCCCTGGGCCTATGGCGAACGCGGCAACTGGAGCGCTTTCGCCATGGGCCAGGCAGTTACCGCCACCGACACCATCGAAACCGACCCGCTGCAGGACGACGGTGAAGACAGCACGCAGCGTAGCGACGCCCGCCAGCCGGACAAGAGCTACCTGGCCATGCGCGAATTCTGGGTCGACTACGCCGGCCTCACCGCCTACCCCGGCGAGCACCTGCGCGTCGGCCGTCAGCGTCTGCGCAGTGACGAAGGCACCTGGTGGGACACCAACATCGAGGCGGTCAACTGGCGCTTCGATACCACCCTGCTGCAAGCCAACGTCGGCATTGCCGAGCGTTTCTCCGACTACCGCACCGACCTCGACGACCTGGCGCCCGAAGACGAAGACCGCCAGCACTTCTTCGCCGGCCTCGATTACCAGTGGACGCCCGGCCACCGCATCGGTACCAAGCTGCATCACAGCCGCGATGACGGCCGCCTGGCCAACCCCGGCGAACGCGTCGACGAGCTGAGCAAGCGCTACACCGGCGACCTGACCTGGTTCGGCCTGCACGCCGACGGCGGCTTCTTCGAGCGTAATTCGCGCAACCGTCTCAATTACTGGGCGCAGCTGACCTGGCTGCAGGGCGATACCGATCAGTTGCAGCAGCAAGTGGTCGGCAGCGAGCGCATCGCCACCGGTTCGCGCAGCCAAGACGTCGACGCCTGGGCCATGGACCTGGGCCTGCGTTACAGCCTCAATGAAAACTGGAAGATCGGCGCCGCCTATGCCCGTGGCAGCGGTGGTGGCGATGAAGGCAAGTCGCGCCAGTTCATGCAGACCGGCCTGCACAGCAACCGCGCCAATTTCACCGGCGTCGAATCGCGCCTGCACCGCTACGGCGAAGCCTTCCGCGGCGAGCTCTCCAACCTGCAGGTGGCCAGTGCCTTCAGCTCCTGGCAACTGGGCGAGGACTACGACGCCAGCGTCGTCTATCACCGCTTCTGGCGCGTCGATGGCGACCAGGACGTCGGCGACAGCGGCATCACTGCACCGCTGGTGGCCGGCGAGAAAGATATCGGCCAGGAAGTCGACCTGGTGCTGACCCGCTACTTCAAGCAGGGCCTGCTGCCGGCCACCGTCGCCGAACAACTGGAAGACCGTTCGGCCCTGGTGCGCCTGCGCGCCGGCGTGTTCCTGCCAGGCGACGCCTACGGCAGCGGCACCGACTCGGTGATGCACCGCGCCTTCGTCGACTTCATCTGGCGCTTCTGA
- the algK gene encoding alginate biosynthesis TPR repeat lipoprotein AlgK codes for MSMPLLRPALLGLAVSATLAGCAGLPDERLAREALHSGDQQTAEWHFRQLAEMGYSDAQIGLADIYAAGGQTQDLDEAERIYRQALDGSPRAKARLGKLLARKPGSTLAERREAAELLESAAQAREPSALLPLTELYLFYPQDFPAMNLAQRIQDWRQQGLPQAELAQILLYRTDGTYDQHLGEIERICQARLASNDACYAELATVYQKQNREDDRQTLIDQLLAGYRAGNVSPNQVESVAQVLSDPELGQPQPQQAQDLLEAIAPNYPAAWVSLARLLYDYPGQGDIDTLLGYLDKGREAALPRAELLLGRLYYEGKLLPQQPKKAEEHLRKAAPSEPSASYYLGQIYLRGYLGEVYAQQALDHLLSAARAGQLSADFALAQMFSQGRGVKPNPVNAYVFSQLALPRNTPPTFELAHAVAQSLTPAQLAEGQRLLREERDARGIVLQQQAALQVSQP; via the coding sequence GTGAGCATGCCCCTACTTCGCCCTGCCCTGCTCGGCCTCGCCGTCAGCGCCACGCTGGCCGGTTGCGCCGGCCTGCCGGATGAGCGCCTGGCGCGCGAAGCCCTGCACAGCGGCGACCAGCAGACTGCCGAATGGCATTTCCGCCAGCTCGCCGAGATGGGCTACAGCGACGCGCAGATCGGCCTGGCCGACATCTACGCAGCGGGCGGCCAGACCCAGGACCTGGACGAGGCCGAGCGCATCTACCGCCAGGCCCTGGACGGTTCGCCACGGGCCAAGGCGCGCCTCGGCAAGCTGCTGGCGCGCAAGCCCGGCAGCACCCTGGCCGAGCGCCGTGAGGCCGCCGAACTGCTGGAAAGCGCAGCCCAGGCCCGCGAGCCCAGTGCGCTGCTGCCGCTGACCGAACTCTACCTGTTCTACCCACAGGACTTTCCCGCCATGAACCTCGCGCAACGTATCCAAGACTGGCGCCAGCAGGGTCTGCCCCAGGCAGAACTGGCGCAGATTCTCCTGTATCGCACCGATGGCACCTACGACCAGCACCTGGGCGAGATCGAGCGCATCTGCCAGGCACGCTTGGCCAGCAACGACGCCTGCTACGCCGAGCTGGCCACCGTGTACCAGAAGCAGAACCGCGAAGACGACCGCCAGACGCTGATCGACCAACTGTTGGCGGGCTACCGCGCCGGCAATGTTTCGCCCAACCAGGTCGAGTCCGTGGCTCAAGTCCTCAGCGACCCCGAGCTGGGCCAGCCGCAACCGCAGCAGGCGCAGGACCTGCTCGAGGCCATCGCGCCGAACTACCCGGCCGCCTGGGTCAGCCTGGCACGCCTGCTCTACGACTATCCGGGCCAGGGCGATATCGACACCCTGCTCGGCTACCTGGACAAGGGCCGCGAGGCTGCCCTGCCACGCGCCGAGCTGCTGCTCGGACGCCTGTACTACGAAGGCAAGCTGCTGCCGCAACAGCCGAAGAAGGCCGAAGAGCATCTGCGCAAGGCCGCGCCCAGCGAGCCCAGCGCCAGTTACTACCTGGGGCAGATCTACCTGCGTGGCTACCTCGGCGAAGTCTACGCCCAGCAGGCGCTCGACCACCTGCTCAGCGCTGCGCGCGCCGGCCAGCTCAGCGCCGACTTCGCCCTGGCGCAGATGTTCAGCCAGGGTCGCGGGGTCAAGCCCAACCCGGTCAACGCCTATGTATTCAGCCAACTGGCCCTGCCGCGCAACACGCCGCCGACCTTCGAGCTGGCCCATGCAGTGGCGCAGAGCCTGACCCCGGCACAACTGGCCGAAGGCCAACGCCTGCTGCGCGAAGAGCGCGATGCCCGCGGCATCGTCCTGCAGCAGCAGGCTGCCCTGCAGGTCAGCCAGCCATGA
- a CDS encoding alginate biosynthesis protein Alg44, with translation MNSVANHNVVHESEAQRQHARVKLPGRLRFTNAKGERIDARLQDVSAGGFSFTNEKTTHKVGDFHRGQLQFQLDSLVLGLDVEFQVNSVQPEHNRVGCQFHGLGAREAAALRHLISAHLAGELVNVGEVLHILQRDNFTKARKNGAGGGMGMFGRLRAVTFSGAIFLIGLAAFGYIGKSIYGLYFVTHAQSAQISLPALQVTMPREGSVQSLAQPDGIVEKGAPIATFTTSMLEMLKGHLGEDQLEPSQIEALFAREMQGTLTSPCNCKISRQLVADGQFASKGDVIFELVPQDGIATVAASFPYRHLEQARPGTPVTFKVAGEDRSRHGEIVSSALHDGGLSSDIRVVIKPQDTLPASLAGQPVDVVIDRGPSFGGLVDRAVAAGR, from the coding sequence ATGAACTCCGTCGCCAATCACAACGTCGTCCATGAGTCCGAGGCCCAGCGCCAGCATGCCCGCGTCAAGCTGCCAGGGCGCTTGCGCTTCACCAATGCCAAGGGCGAACGCATCGATGCACGCCTGCAGGATGTCTCTGCTGGCGGTTTCAGCTTCACCAACGAAAAGACCACGCACAAGGTCGGCGATTTCCATCGCGGCCAGTTGCAGTTCCAGCTCGACAGCCTGGTGCTAGGCCTGGACGTGGAGTTTCAGGTCAACTCGGTACAGCCGGAGCACAACCGCGTCGGCTGCCAGTTCCACGGCCTCGGCGCACGAGAAGCCGCCGCCCTGCGCCACCTGATCAGCGCGCACCTGGCTGGTGAACTGGTCAATGTCGGCGAGGTGCTGCATATCCTCCAACGCGACAACTTCACCAAGGCGCGCAAGAACGGCGCAGGCGGTGGCATGGGCATGTTCGGCCGCCTGCGCGCGGTGACCTTCAGCGGCGCGATCTTCCTCATCGGTCTGGCCGCCTTCGGCTACATCGGCAAGTCGATCTACGGCCTGTACTTCGTCACTCACGCACAGTCGGCGCAGATCAGCCTGCCGGCGCTGCAGGTGACCATGCCGCGTGAAGGCAGCGTGCAGAGCCTGGCGCAGCCCGATGGCATCGTCGAGAAAGGCGCGCCAATCGCCACCTTCACCACCAGCATGCTGGAAATGCTCAAGGGTCACCTGGGTGAAGACCAGCTCGAACCGAGCCAGATCGAAGCGCTGTTCGCCCGCGAGATGCAGGGCACCCTGACCAGCCCGTGCAACTGCAAGATCTCTCGCCAACTGGTGGCCGACGGTCAGTTCGCCAGCAAGGGCGACGTGATCTTCGAACTGGTACCGCAGGACGGCATCGCCACCGTCGCCGCCAGCTTCCCCTACCGCCATCTGGAACAGGCGCGCCCCGGCACGCCAGTGACCTTCAAGGTGGCCGGCGAAGACCGGTCGCGTCACGGCGAGATCGTCAGCAGCGCCCTGCATGACGGCGGCCTGAGCTCGGACATCCGCGTGGTGATCAAGCCGCAGGACACCCTGCCGGCCAGCCTCGCCGGCCAGCCGGTGGACGTGGTCATCGACCGTGGTCCGTCCTTCGGCGGCCTGGTCGATCGCGCCGTCGCGGCAGGTCGCTAA
- the algG gene encoding mannuronan 5-epimerase AlgG — protein sequence MQPNGLALPLLLSALCLTAPLAQANPEQHQFDYRVRSAPADELHMEAPKLPDLSGYTKEAVLAKIPREKRGQVVVRRMLRQDALKDFTGGNERLREWIKRQQGMPQAIFIEGGLVTAQDIAKALPDSQFAEQEPGVYLARLPIVVAEGAALHVGKETRELRLSQERGSFLVNDGLMFLTDTRVTAWREADNGPASMRDNGKEFRPFLVSWGGSELYIAGSVLTSLGYDNSKSYGVSITQYTPNMHERLQREEPTGWLIDSEFVDHWYGFYCYEAQNVVIKGNTYRDNIVYGIDPHDRSHGLIIAENTVFGTKKKHGIIISREVNDSWIINNESYDNKLSGVVIDRNSERNLIAYNRVHGNHADGITLYESGDNLLWGNQVLRNQRHGIRIRNSENIRLYDNLSAMNQLTGVYGHIKDLSDTDRDLQLDPFDTKISMIIVGGTLAGNGSSPINIDSPLSVELYRVKMLAPRKSSGIQLAGILGEKQDEILDLMVRQRLPVLIDPIEPEPMTN from the coding sequence ATGCAACCCAACGGCTTAGCCCTACCCCTGCTGCTCAGCGCACTGTGTCTCACCGCGCCCCTGGCCCAGGCCAACCCCGAGCAGCACCAGTTCGACTACCGCGTGCGTAGTGCACCAGCGGACGAGCTGCATATGGAAGCACCCAAACTGCCGGACCTGTCCGGCTACACCAAGGAGGCCGTGCTGGCCAAGATTCCGCGTGAAAAACGCGGCCAGGTGGTGGTGCGGCGCATGCTGCGTCAGGACGCGCTGAAGGACTTCACCGGCGGCAACGAACGCCTGCGCGAATGGATCAAGCGCCAGCAGGGCATGCCCCAGGCGATCTTCATCGAAGGTGGTCTGGTCACCGCCCAGGACATCGCCAAGGCGCTGCCCGACAGCCAGTTCGCCGAGCAGGAGCCGGGCGTGTACCTGGCCCGCCTGCCCATCGTCGTGGCAGAAGGCGCGGCGCTGCACGTCGGCAAGGAAACCCGCGAACTGCGCCTGTCGCAGGAGCGCGGCTCGTTCCTGGTCAACGATGGCCTGATGTTCCTCACCGACACCCGCGTCACCGCCTGGCGTGAGGCCGACAACGGCCCGGCGAGCATGCGCGACAACGGCAAGGAGTTCCGCCCCTTCCTGGTGTCCTGGGGCGGTAGCGAGCTGTATATCGCCGGCAGCGTGCTGACCAGCCTCGGCTACGACAACTCCAAGTCCTACGGCGTGTCGATCACCCAGTACACGCCGAACATGCACGAACGCCTGCAGCGCGAAGAGCCAACCGGCTGGCTGATCGATTCGGAGTTCGTCGACCACTGGTACGGCTTCTACTGCTACGAAGCGCAGAACGTGGTGATCAAGGGCAACACCTACCGCGACAACATCGTCTACGGCATCGACCCGCACGACCGCTCGCACGGCCTGATCATCGCCGAGAACACCGTGTTCGGTACCAAGAAGAAGCACGGCATCATCATCTCGCGCGAGGTCAACGACAGCTGGATCATCAACAACGAGAGCTACGACAACAAGCTCTCCGGGGTGGTGATCGACCGTAACAGCGAGCGCAACCTGATCGCCTACAACCGCGTGCACGGCAATCACGCCGACGGCATCACCCTGTACGAGAGCGGCGACAACCTGCTGTGGGGCAACCAGGTGCTGCGCAATCAGCGCCACGGCATCCGCATCCGCAACAGCGAGAACATCCGCCTCTACGACAACCTCTCGGCGATGAACCAGCTGACCGGTGTGTACGGCCACATCAAGGATCTGTCCGACACCGACCGCGACCTGCAACTGGACCCGTTCGACACCAAGATCTCGATGATTATCGTCGGCGGCACCCTGGCCGGTAACGGCTCCAGCCCGATCAACATCGACTCGCCGCTATCGGTCGAGCTGTACCGCGTGAAGATGCTCGCGCCGCGCAAGAGCAGCGGTATTCAGCTCGCCGGCATCCTCGGCGAGAAACAGGACGAAATCCTCGACCTCATGGTGCGCCAGCGCCTGCCCGTGCTGATCGATCCGATCGAGCCCGAGCCGATGACCAACTGA
- a CDS encoding glycosyltransferase family 2 protein: MDKLKNGLNQASGWMLYLSLLMLLALALPRTVFDPEARDFILLIGIVGIWRYSMGAMHFVRGCLFLYLVYPWYRRKVTKLGKDADPSHVFLLVTSFRIEALTTAMVYRSVIREAIDCGYPCTVVCSIVELSDELLIKNLWAQAAPPAHVTLDIVRIPGTGKRDGLAYGFRAISRQMPDRDAVVAVIDGDTVLEPEVVRKCVPWFKLFPNVGGLTTNEFCEVRGSYLMSEWHKLRFAQRHLNMCSMALSKRVLTMTGRMSVFRASVVTDPEFIRDVESDHLEHWRLGRFQFLTGDDKSSWYSLMRLGYDTFYVPDAAINTVEHPPEKSFIKASRKLMFRWYGNNLRQNSRALRLGMGRLGAFTSLVLFDQRVSMWTCLLGLCVAIIASIKYSLMYLLIYLLWIGSTRLILTLLLMCSGHRIGPAYPALLYYNQIVGAMVKIYVFFRLDQQSWTRQNTKLNRGLSSFANWFNSWSSRAMTFSASCVFIAALLALV, encoded by the coding sequence ATGGACAAGCTCAAGAACGGCCTCAACCAAGCCAGCGGCTGGATGCTCTATCTCAGCCTGCTGATGCTGCTGGCACTGGCCCTGCCACGCACGGTGTTCGACCCCGAAGCGCGGGATTTCATCCTGCTCATCGGCATCGTCGGCATCTGGCGCTATTCCATGGGCGCCATGCACTTCGTGCGCGGCTGCCTGTTCCTTTACCTGGTCTACCCCTGGTATCGCCGCAAGGTTACAAAACTCGGCAAGGACGCCGACCCCTCTCATGTGTTCCTGCTGGTCACCAGCTTCCGCATCGAGGCGCTGACCACCGCCATGGTCTACCGCTCGGTGATTCGCGAAGCCATCGACTGCGGCTATCCGTGCACCGTGGTGTGCTCGATCGTCGAGCTCTCCGACGAGTTGCTGATCAAGAACCTCTGGGCTCAGGCCGCGCCGCCGGCGCATGTCACCCTGGACATCGTGCGCATCCCTGGCACCGGCAAGCGTGATGGTCTGGCCTATGGTTTTCGCGCCATCTCCCGGCAGATGCCGGACCGCGATGCGGTGGTGGCGGTGATCGACGGCGACACCGTGCTCGAGCCTGAAGTGGTACGTAAATGCGTGCCCTGGTTCAAGCTCTTCCCCAACGTCGGCGGGCTGACCACCAACGAGTTCTGCGAGGTACGCGGCAGCTACCTGATGAGCGAATGGCACAAGCTGCGCTTCGCTCAGCGCCACCTCAACATGTGCTCGATGGCACTAAGCAAACGCGTGCTGACCATGACCGGACGCATGTCGGTGTTCCGCGCCAGCGTGGTGACCGACCCCGAGTTCATCCGCGACGTGGAAAGCGATCACCTGGAGCACTGGCGCCTCGGCCGCTTCCAGTTCCTCACCGGTGACGACAAGTCCAGCTGGTACAGCCTGATGCGCCTGGGCTACGACACCTTCTACGTGCCGGATGCGGCGATCAACACGGTCGAGCACCCGCCGGAGAAGAGCTTCATCAAGGCCAGCCGCAAGCTGATGTTCCGCTGGTACGGCAACAACCTGCGGCAGAACTCGCGCGCCCTGCGTCTGGGTATGGGTCGCCTCGGCGCCTTCACCAGCCTGGTGCTATTCGACCAGCGCGTGTCGATGTGGACCTGTCTGCTGGGCCTGTGCGTGGCGATCATCGCCAGCATCAAGTACAGCCTGATGTACCTGCTGATCTACCTGCTGTGGATCGGTAGCACGCGGCTGATCCTGACGCTGCTGCTGATGTGCTCCGGCCACCGCATCGGTCCGGCCTACCCGGCGCTGCTCTATTACAACCAGATCGTTGGCGCGATGGTGAAGATCTACGTGTTCTTCCGCCTCGACCAGCAATCCTGGACGCGCCAGAACACCAAGCTCAACCGCGGCCTGTCCAGCTTCGCCAACTGGTTCAACAGCTGGTCGTCGCGTGCCATGACCTTCTCTGCCTCCTGTGTCTTCATCGCCGCGCTGCTGGCGCTGGTGTGA
- the yaaA gene encoding peroxide stress protein YaaA has protein sequence MLMVISPAKTLDYETPPATPRFTQPEHLDHAQELIAQLRDFSPAQIAELMHLSDKLAGLNAARFGSWERPFNPSNAKQALLAFKGDVYTGLNAEDFSEEDFDFAQTHLRMLSGLYGVLRPLDLMQAYRLEMGTKLANVRGKDLYAFWGERISAWLNEALAAQGDDVLLNLASNEYFGAVKRKALNARLIDTEFKDLKNGQYKIISFYAKKARGLMARYVIKERLTNPEGLKDFNYQGYRYSAEHSKADSLVFLRDQPQD, from the coding sequence ATGCTGATGGTGATTTCACCGGCCAAGACCCTCGACTACGAGACGCCGCCTGCCACCCCGCGCTTCACCCAACCCGAACACCTCGACCACGCCCAGGAGCTGATCGCCCAGCTGCGCGACTTCAGCCCGGCGCAGATCGCCGAGCTGATGCATCTGTCGGACAAACTCGCCGGCCTCAACGCCGCGCGTTTCGGCAGTTGGGAACGACCGTTCAATCCGTCCAACGCCAAGCAGGCGCTGCTGGCATTCAAGGGCGACGTCTATACCGGGCTGAACGCCGAGGATTTCTCCGAAGAAGATTTCGACTTCGCCCAGACTCACCTGCGCATGCTCTCCGGTCTCTACGGCGTACTGCGCCCGCTGGACCTGATGCAAGCCTATCGCCTGGAAATGGGCACCAAGCTGGCCAACGTGCGCGGCAAGGATCTGTACGCCTTCTGGGGCGAGCGCATCAGCGCCTGGCTGAACGAAGCGCTGGCTGCCCAGGGCGACGATGTGCTGCTCAACCTGGCCTCCAACGAGTACTTCGGCGCGGTCAAGCGCAAGGCGCTGAACGCACGCCTCATCGATACCGAGTTCAAGGATCTGAAGAACGGCCAGTACAAGATCATCAGCTTCTACGCCAAGAAGGCCCGTGGCCTGATGGCGCGCTACGTGATCAAGGAGCGTCTGACCAACCCCGAAGGCCTGAAGGACTTCAACTATCAGGGCTATCGTTATTCGGCCGAGCATTCCAAGGCCGACAGCCTGGTTTTCCTGCGCGACCAGCCGCAAGACTGA
- a CDS encoding PhoH family protein: MDDHGRSKPTAPTLYALDTNVLIHDPNALLNFEEHHVAIPMTVLEELDKLKSGKHGVAAECRQAIRLIDQILAGAEPEDVEYGVPIQRGKSGPCGRLSILMSKSAAPVTWLPENLNDNKIINQLVELKSRNPGLSVVLVTKDINMRLKARACGIDAEDYHTDQLVDDVSLLSKGYHDMPGSFWDRVSKVDTRQDHGRTWHRVQLIDNLPAVHVNEFILDEQGFVGWIKAIKGDELVILDMHQEPLLHQEAWGLKPRDIHQALALFALLDPDIHLVNLSGAAGSGKTILALAAAIEQTMVSKRYRRIIATRSVQGLDQEIGFLPGTEAEKMEPWLGAITDNLEALHMEDESTHGSVDYILQKVPLQFKSLNYIRGRSFQQSLILIDECQNLTPHQMKTIITRAGNGSKVVCLGNLAQIDTPYLSAPSSGLTYLTERFKDFPHGVHITLQGVPRSILAEYAETHM, from the coding sequence ATGGATGACCACGGACGCTCCAAGCCCACCGCTCCAACCCTCTACGCTCTCGACACCAACGTCCTGATTCACGATCCCAACGCCTTGCTCAACTTCGAAGAACACCACGTCGCCATCCCGATGACGGTGTTGGAGGAACTCGACAAACTGAAGTCCGGCAAGCACGGCGTCGCCGCCGAATGTCGCCAGGCCATCCGCCTGATCGATCAGATTCTCGCCGGGGCGGAGCCCGAGGACGTCGAGTACGGGGTACCCATCCAGCGCGGCAAGAGCGGCCCCTGCGGGCGTCTTTCCATCCTTATGAGTAAAAGTGCGGCGCCGGTGACCTGGCTGCCGGAAAACCTCAACGACAACAAGATCATCAACCAGTTGGTGGAGCTGAAGTCGCGCAACCCCGGCCTGTCCGTGGTGCTGGTGACCAAGGACATCAACATGCGCCTGAAGGCGCGCGCCTGCGGGATCGACGCCGAGGACTACCACACCGACCAACTGGTCGATGACGTCTCGCTGCTGTCGAAGGGGTATCACGACATGCCCGGCTCGTTCTGGGATCGTGTGAGCAAGGTCGACACCCGTCAGGACCACGGGCGCACCTGGCATCGCGTGCAACTCATCGACAACCTGCCGGCGGTGCACGTCAACGAGTTCATCCTCGATGAACAGGGTTTCGTCGGCTGGATCAAGGCGATCAAGGGCGACGAGCTGGTGATCCTCGACATGCACCAGGAGCCGCTGTTGCATCAGGAAGCCTGGGGCTTGAAACCGCGCGACATCCATCAGGCGCTGGCGCTGTTCGCCTTGCTCGACCCGGACATCCACCTGGTCAACCTGTCCGGCGCCGCCGGCTCCGGCAAGACCATCCTGGCGCTGGCCGCGGCCATCGAGCAGACCATGGTCAGCAAGCGCTACCGGCGCATCATCGCCACCCGCAGCGTGCAGGGGCTGGATCAGGAGATCGGCTTTCTGCCCGGTACCGAGGCGGAGAAGATGGAGCCCTGGCTCGGCGCGATTACCGACAACCTCGAAGCGTTGCACATGGAGGACGAGAGCACTCACGGCAGCGTCGACTACATCCTGCAGAAGGTGCCGCTGCAGTTCAAATCCCTCAACTACATCCGCGGGCGCAGCTTCCAGCAGAGCCTGATCCTCATCGACGAATGCCAGAACCTCACCCCGCACCAGATGAAAACCATCATCACCCGTGCCGGCAACGGCTCGAAGGTGGTGTGCCTGGGCAACCTGGCGCAGATCGACACCCCCTACCTGTCAGCGCCCAGCTCGGGTCTGACCTACCTCACCGAACGCTTCAAGGACTTCCCGCACGGCGTGCACATCACCCTGCAAGGCGTGCCGCGCTCGATCCTCGCGGAGTACGCGGAAACCCACATGTAA
- the algD gene encoding GDP-mannose 6-dehydrogenase, whose protein sequence is MRISIFGLGYVGAVCAGCLSARGHDVIGVDISANKIDLINNGKSPIVEPGLEELLQQGLRQGRLRGTTDVAAAVLESDVSFICVGTPSKKNGDLELNYIEGVCREIGMAMRDKNERHTVVVRSTVLPGTAKNVVLPILEDCSGKKAGVDFGLAVNPEFLRESTAIKDYDFPPMTVIGELDKASGDLLASIYEELDAPIIRKDIEVAEMIKYTCNVWHAAKVTFANEIGNIAKAVGVDGREVMDVVCQDHKLNLSKYYMKPGFAFGGSCLPKDVRALNYRAGSLDVEAPMIGSLMRSNAAQVQKAFDIIASHDSRKVALLGLSFKAGTDDLRESPQVELAEMLIGKGFDLSIYDRNVEYARVHGANKEYIESKIPHVSSLLNSDLDDVVAKADIIVLGNSDERFAKLAEQAPSGKRVVDLVGFMPHASNGVAEGICW, encoded by the coding sequence ATGCGAATCAGTATCTTCGGTTTGGGTTATGTAGGTGCCGTTTGTGCCGGCTGTTTGTCGGCACGCGGTCACGACGTGATTGGCGTGGATATCTCCGCGAACAAGATCGACCTGATCAACAACGGCAAATCGCCCATCGTTGAACCGGGTCTGGAAGAACTGCTGCAACAGGGTCTGCGTCAGGGTCGCCTGCGCGGTACCACCGACGTCGCCGCTGCCGTTCTCGAAAGTGATGTGTCGTTCATCTGCGTCGGCACGCCGAGCAAGAAGAACGGCGATCTGGAGCTGAACTACATCGAAGGCGTGTGCCGCGAGATCGGCATGGCCATGCGCGACAAGAACGAGCGCCACACCGTGGTGGTCCGCAGCACCGTGCTGCCAGGCACCGCCAAGAACGTGGTACTGCCGATTCTCGAAGACTGCTCGGGCAAGAAGGCTGGCGTCGATTTCGGCCTGGCGGTGAACCCCGAGTTCCTCCGTGAAAGCACCGCGATCAAGGACTACGACTTCCCGCCGATGACCGTCATCGGTGAGCTGGACAAGGCTTCCGGCGACCTGTTGGCCAGCATCTACGAAGAACTCGACGCACCGATCATCCGCAAGGACATCGAAGTAGCCGAGATGATCAAGTACACCTGCAACGTCTGGCACGCGGCCAAGGTCACCTTCGCCAACGAGATCGGCAACATCGCCAAGGCCGTCGGTGTCGATGGTCGTGAGGTGATGGATGTGGTTTGCCAGGACCACAAGCTCAACCTGTCCAAGTACTACATGAAGCCCGGCTTCGCCTTCGGCGGCTCCTGCCTGCCCAAGGACGTACGCGCGCTGAATTACCGCGCAGGCAGCCTGGACGTGGAAGCGCCGATGATCGGTTCGCTGATGCGCAGCAACGCCGCCCAGGTGCAGAAGGCCTTCGACATCATCGCCAGCCACGACTCGCGCAAAGTCGCCTTGCTCGGTCTGAGCTTCAAGGCCGGCACCGATGACCTGCGCGAAAGCCCGCAGGTGGAGCTGGCGGAAATGCTCATCGGCAAGGGTTTCGACCTGAGCATCTACGACCGCAACGTCGAGTACGCGCGCGTCCACGGCGCCAACAAGGAGTACATCGAGTCGAAGATCCCGCACGTCTCCTCGCTGCTCAACAGTGACCTGGACGACGTGGTGGCCAAGGCCGACATCATCGTCCTGGGCAACAGCGACGAGCGTTTCGCCAAGCTGGCCGAGCAAGCGCCAAGCGGCAAGCGGGTGGTCGACCTGGTCGGTTTTATGCCCCACGCCAGCAATGGCGTGGCCGAAGGCATCTGCTGGTAA